The Rubrobacter calidifluminis genome has a segment encoding these proteins:
- a CDS encoding YihY/virulence factor BrkB family protein: MSELLSDLRVTFCREAVIRVFVKVRENDLFGLAGQLAYSFLISFFPFLIFIVSLAGLALSDPQAAVERLINRTSGFLPEEATALLANYVSRTLQHTGTGLLVGGILGTLWLGSGAAIAITKAANRAYNLTENRPFWKLRGTAVLIALGFTVMMTVLTLVVFKVLVYAQGASGSHVLLRYWNVGRWLLAFVVVTLALDVVYYLAPNAHMRYRWVTPGGLLATVLMFFMSGALSFYVADLGNYNRIYGQIGTVVVLMVWLYLTGLAVLVGIEVNAITTRLKEERQEVRLIHPRHPKDL, encoded by the coding sequence TTGAGTGAGCTGCTCTCGGACCTGAGGGTCACCTTCTGCAGGGAGGCGGTGATCCGGGTCTTCGTGAAGGTGAGGGAGAACGACCTGTTCGGCCTCGCCGGGCAGCTCGCCTATTCCTTCCTGATCTCTTTTTTCCCTTTCCTGATCTTCATCGTCTCGCTGGCCGGGCTGGCCCTCAGCGATCCTCAGGCTGCGGTGGAGCGGCTGATCAACCGCACCTCGGGGTTCCTCCCGGAGGAGGCGACGGCGCTGCTCGCGAACTACGTCTCGCGCACGCTGCAGCACACCGGTACCGGCCTGCTCGTCGGAGGCATCCTGGGCACGCTCTGGCTGGGTTCGGGGGCGGCTATCGCGATCACCAAGGCGGCCAACCGTGCTTACAACCTGACGGAGAACCGGCCCTTCTGGAAGCTGCGGGGGACCGCCGTCCTGATAGCCCTGGGGTTCACCGTCATGATGACCGTGCTGACGCTCGTGGTCTTCAAGGTGCTGGTCTACGCGCAGGGCGCCTCCGGATCTCACGTGTTGCTGCGCTACTGGAACGTCGGGCGCTGGTTGCTGGCATTCGTGGTGGTCACCCTGGCGCTGGACGTTGTCTACTATCTGGCCCCGAACGCGCACATGCGCTACAGGTGGGTCACACCGGGTGGTCTTCTGGCCACAGTCCTGATGTTCTTCATGAGCGGGGCCCTGAGCTTCTACGTGGCGGATCTGGGAAACTACAACCGCATCTACGGTCAGATCGGGACGGTGGTGGTCCTGATGGTCTGGCTCTATCTCACGGGGCTCGCGGTTCTCGTCGGGATAGAGGTCAACGCGATCACCACCCGCCTGAAGGAGGAGAGGCAGGAGGTGAGGTTGATCCACCCCAGGCACCCGAAGGATCTCTAG